From the Babylonia areolata isolate BAREFJ2019XMU chromosome 15, ASM4173473v1, whole genome shotgun sequence genome, one window contains:
- the LOC143290150 gene encoding uncharacterized protein LOC143290150 isoform X1 — MDFIPPGCCSDVTGPDFSKMDIQKLEVFCLIFHINWCEQYFWLSVAAIFCLPHFCSMIHYSNWNLIFFLSRKTSLEVLGFSLNIFKLCKFHKMIMNQPSWEALQSDKVYILGFLLIVIGLILCGLCMRAYGPKDTFRQLVFREYLQCPLIPNAAKSKQRKVRGTPRHYRDLNRLIKTAIFFCALGYSLMFACLAGLLVTVMQTYCCCTGRSSF; from the exons ATGGATTTCATTCCGCCCGGCTGTTGCAGCGACGTCACAGGTCCTGATTTCAGTAAAATGGATATCCAG AAACTTGAAGTGTTCTGCCTGATATTCCACATCAACTGGTGTGAGCAGTACTTCTGGCTGTCTGTAGCTGCCATCTTCTGTCTTCCACACTTTTGCTCCATG ATTCACTATTCCAACTGGAACCTGATCTTCTTCCTCTCCAGAAAAACCAGCTTGGAAGTTCTTGGATTCTCCTTGAACATCTTTAAACTCTGCAA GTTCCACAAGATGATAATGAACCAGCCCAGTTGGGAGGCGCTGCAGAGTGATAAAGTTTACATACTGGGTTTCCTGCTGATCGTCATTGGCCTCATTCTCTGTGGCTTGTGTATGCGGGCCTATGGTCCTAAGGACACTTTCCGCCAACTGG tcttCAGAGAGTATCTGCAGTGTCCATTGATACCGAATGCTGCTAAGTCAAAGCAGAGGAAAGTCCGTGGGACACCGCGTCACTATCGTGATCTGAACAGATTGATTAAGACTGCCATTTTCTTCTGCGCGCTGGGTTACTCtctcat GTTTGCCTGTCTGGCAGGCCTGTTGGTGACGGTGATGCAGACCTACTGTTGCTGCACTGGCCgcagcagcttttga
- the LOC143290150 gene encoding uncharacterized protein LOC143290150 isoform X2, which yields MDFIPPGCCSDVTGPDFSKMDIQKLEVFCLIFHINWCEQYFWLSVAAIFCLPHFCSMIHYSNWNLIFFLSRKTSLEVLGFSLNIFKLCKFHKMIMNQPSWEALQSDKVYILGFLLIVIGLILCGLCMRAYGPKDTFRQLGLPVWQACW from the exons ATGGATTTCATTCCGCCCGGCTGTTGCAGCGACGTCACAGGTCCTGATTTCAGTAAAATGGATATCCAG AAACTTGAAGTGTTCTGCCTGATATTCCACATCAACTGGTGTGAGCAGTACTTCTGGCTGTCTGTAGCTGCCATCTTCTGTCTTCCACACTTTTGCTCCATG ATTCACTATTCCAACTGGAACCTGATCTTCTTCCTCTCCAGAAAAACCAGCTTGGAAGTTCTTGGATTCTCCTTGAACATCTTTAAACTCTGCAA GTTCCACAAGATGATAATGAACCAGCCCAGTTGGGAGGCGCTGCAGAGTGATAAAGTTTACATACTGGGTTTCCTGCTGATCGTCATTGGCCTCATTCTCTGTGGCTTGTGTATGCGGGCCTATGGTCCTAAGGACACTTTCCGCCAACTGG GTTTGCCTGTCTGGCAGGCCTGTTGGTGA